Sequence from the Macaca fascicularis isolate 582-1 chromosome 16, T2T-MFA8v1.1 genome:
AAAGACTGGTTTCAAAGGGAAAGGGGTCCATTAAACACTGGGAGATTCTCCTTGCCAAGGCTCTTACCAGGCTTTTGCAGCTCCGCCCTCCAGGCCACCCTCTCAGGCTGAGAGCAAGGGTTTATCTAACTACATAGAAACAGTGCCTCTGCTGGGTGGAGTCTGGACAACCGCTGGGCCTTTTCAGACCCTAGGCCATgatcaatatcactaatcactTTACCttctgtgcccagcctgcagaTATTCAGTTTCTCTCAGGCCTAGAGCTAACGTCATGTTTCTGGCTGCTAAAAGCTCTGGCTCCTTTTATTACCACATTAAAGGAAAATAACAGGCGAGAGGTCTGCTGTAGACATTTATTGAATCATCTGTTGCACCAACAGCACATTGTATTTCACAGAAGATTGGCCacaggcaaaataaaataacccaCCACAAATCTGCTTCTGGGGGCCTTCTTCGGTTCCTTAGTCATCCAGTGTTCACTTTGGCAAACAGACCAGTTTACAGACTTTTGTTGCTAATCTGAGGTTCCATTTCTCTCTGTAGCATTCTGGCTAGGGAGAGACACGATTGTACTTTGGTAGTTTGTCTAAGGCGGAGTCTTCCCGAACGTAAACATTTCACTATACATGTGCGTGCCAGCTCATGAAAGAACTGACGGTGCCCCTGCCCCTGAAGAGTGTACAGTCTAAACAGGAGGCGAacactgtcatccaggcaggcTGAGAGGAGGTGGGGAAAGGGGCTGGAAGGAGCCTGGGCAGCCCCTGCTGGGGAGGGGCCTGGACTACAACCACCTGCTCTCAGAAATGACATTGCCTGAGGCAGGAGCCACAGCAAAAGCCAACTAAGGGAAACGCGAGCATTAGAGAACACTGGCCCCTTTCTCTAAGGTCATCAGGTTTGGAAATTGTATTAAGTTCTTCACTGAAGTACACTGTGTCTGTGTCAAGCTAAGTCATGCTCCTCAAACCCccaaaaacaaggaaaacaggGAGAACAGTCACCAAGTCACCAGATCCAAGAAGCACATGatcaatgttcttttttttttttttttttttttttttttttttgagcctgtcgcccaggctggagtgcaatggtatgatctcggctcactgcaagttccacttcccgggttcacgcccttctcctgcctcagcctcccaagtagctgggactacaggcgcccgtcaccatgcccaagtaattttttgcatttttagtagagatggggtttcactgtcttcgtcaggatggtcttgatcaatGTTTTACTCACACTATTTCCGGGCCAAAGCCAAATGGTGGCTCAGCTAACATGACACTCTATACGGCTACAGTGATGTGCAGACGCCACAGGGGATGACCTGGTTCTGCCTCAGTCCTGACTTCCTGGAGAGACGGGCAccagggaagaaggagaagcCTTGTCCTCCAGAACAGAGGCAGCAGCTCCAGCAGCCCCAGGGGCCCCAGCCACAGCCAGAAGCAGcggtttttcatttaaaaaattctacggTTTGtgctctctgcctcccagcctgaGCAGAGCCTGGGTGAGCCTGGGAAAGGAAACCAGAGCTGAGCTGCAAGGGGGGTGCTGCAAGGAGGGAGCCCCAGCAGGAAGGCGCTGCAAGGTGCCCCCTATTCCCAACTCCCATGTCTGGAGCAGCCCGGGAGAAGGCCTGCCTCCATCTGCCAGGAGAAAGTCTGTCTGAAGTCATGGGCTTCTATCCCCTCTCCACCAAAGCCGTCCTAGGGCTAGAGGGTTAAAGAAGAGGAAGGTCAGGACTATAGCTGGGCCACAGCCTCACTCAGAGCTTCCCAGGGGCcagtccctcccctctcctggggAACCTTGCTCTCACCACCAACATACTTTACACATCATATCACTTGCTCCTCTGCCAAAGGCTGGGCCCATTCGTGCCACGTGTTATTTGGGCTGGAGGGACTCTTTGTTTGAATTCAGCAGCCATCGTGGCCTTTCCAGGCCTGTCCCTGAGGCCCCCCCAGTTTCCCCTGGCCTTGCCCCAGGCATCTGCTGCCGGGAGGGTGGGTCCTCCTGTCTCGCTTCTTTAAAGACCTGTGCTCTGAGACCAGGACTGACCACCCGAAGTCCCACCCAAAGCCTTCTGCACTGAAGGGGGCAACAGAGACACGGGAGCTACACACAATGAACTGGTCTATAGCagcagagaaaggagaagcagaggaggCAGAGACCTGACCCCAGAAAGCAGCACTCAAATAGACGCAGCTGCGCCCACCCACCCGCCTGCTGCCAGAGCCACTCTCTGGAGCCTGCAATCCTGAAGATGCCTTAGCAGGAGTGGGCAAGAAGACACCCCGTGAACCCCCAGGGCCGGCCCAGTGCATCACTGGGAGCCGGGGCTGTCTCCCTCCGTCAGCGTCTTGAAGTCCATGGAGAGGGCCTGCTCTTCGGCCTGGGAAGGGCGCTTCCAGTCAGCCCGAGTCAAGATATAGAGCACCGCCCCACCGAAGCAGGCCAGCAGCAGGCCCAGCACATTGGCCAGGACGCCCTCGGGCTCAAACGCACTGTACTTGTCCCTGCAGGggtgagaggaagggagaagctgCCCAAGAGGTCACAGGCCAAATGCCCGTATCCTGGGCCTTAAAGATGTCATAGGGATTCCAGCACCAGCCCCTGCCTCCCTACCCTACCCAAAGAGAACGactaccccccacccccaacagcaATCTCCAGCAATCTCTAATGTAAAACCAGCAATCTCTAATGTAAAACTCTGTATCAATACTCTAGTTCTAAGCAGTTCTCCTGCAGATCCTGCTACGTGATGGGAATAAATAGGGTGCCCATAGCCCAGAAGTttcttggaaaggaaaaaaatcaagaaagctaaccaaagccaagccCCATGCACCCAATTCTTAGCAAGCATAACTACAGCCACCCGTTGTGAGGCCACAAGAGACGGCTCAGGAAGCCACAGCTGGGGAAGCCGAGGGCAGGGTGAGGTCTGTGCAGGGGTGGCCCAGGCCTGCCCCCTCCCACCCAGGACACTCACCCGAGGTTGAACAGCAGTGCCTCCTTCAGGCCCAGCAGGGCAGTGCCCACGGAAAGCAGAAAGATGGTGGCACCAAAGAAGATGTGCTGTGGCCGGTAGCGGCTCCGCAGGGAGAACGGAGCTCCGGGGAACAGGAAGAAGCTGAAGCCCACCAGCCACTAGGAGGAAAGAAGGTGGTTCTGGGACAGGGCGGCCGGCAACCCCAGCAGCCGAGGTCAGCCCAGGCCCACGCCCATGCGCCCACATGGCGACTGCGAGCCCCTCAGCCCTGCCTGGTTTCCTCCCTCCTCAGCACGGTGGTGGGAGGAGTACTAAGTGCTTAGGGACAAGGGACCCGTCCCCCAGCACTTGAGGCCTTGGCACACTCGCAGATTCGGAAAGCTGGGCTTGTGGCCAAACACACTGAGTCAGCCATGGGGCGCCTGGGAGCTGGGCACCCTTGGCCGCCAATCCTAGCTTTGCACCCACACAGGCCTGGGAAGACAGCTCTCTCACCTGCACGCACCCCAGAAAACAGGCCCTTCCATGAGGCACGTTTCAGCCCagctcccctgcccctcccacctccctggtAGGTGGCCACAGGCCCTGGGCGCTGGAAGAGCTCACCTGCACAAAGTACAGGCCAAAGACAAGGATCCCGCACCAGCTGTGCAGGCTGTACAGGTCCGCGTAGCCCTTCTTCCTGTGGTAGTCGAACACTGCGACCAAGCCTGGGCCAGAGATAGGTCATGTGAGGACAGGGTTAGACGTGGAAAAGGAAGGGATAAGACGACCCAAGGAACCAGCTAGCAGGGACTTCTGGGCTTTAGTACCAGTTCAATGGCTGCCAGCACCCAGTGGCCCTGCAGGGGATGTTTGGGATGGGGGCGGGCCCATCACGGCTCTGGGGAGGGAACAGAGCAGGTAAAGCGGCTGTTTGCCATACCTGAAGAGACAGGCAGGGGGCGGGGAAGGCTGCGCCCAGGAACTCACCAACCAGGGCGATGACGAGCGCAAAGACGTGCAGCAGCCCATGCAGGACCTTGGTGGTGCgtttggcttcatttctgaagaCACGGTAAACCAGTAGGGCTGTGAGAGGTGAGAGAGGGAACGTGAGTGCATCCGCCTGCAGTGAGGCCTCCTGCCCCCGCAGCAAGGAGGCACCTTGGTGGCGAGGTGATGTGAGCTGACAGCTTGCAGCAGGAGCCTAGCTGCAGGAACTGGAGGAGAAAGCCAGGTTCCCTGGGGACCCTGGGCAGCTCCTGGCCTTCTCTGAGGGCACCTAAGGCTGTGTGCACCTTAACactcctcccccaccctccaaccTCCCCCAACTGTGCACACTCAAAGAGGGCAGGGCGGGAGACTGTACCACAGTCCCCACCACCAGGAGAGGCAGTGAAGGCGGCGCCTCTGCCCTCGTCCCCACCTAAAGGAGCTGCCCGGCCCAGCAgacaccccaccccacccatctTCTTGTCAGGTGTCCTGCAAATTCCAGGCTGTGTTTGAGGTCCACTGTTGGTCACACTGAGGCAACAAGCAGCCTGAGTTGACCTGTTAGCCACGTGGCTCCTCACACAGGCCCCCACCTAAGCCTGGGCAGATCATCCCACCCTGGCTCCCAAGCAGAACC
This genomic interval carries:
- the CYB561 gene encoding transmembrane ascorbate-dependent reductase CYB561 isoform X2, whose translation is MEGGAAASTPTALPYYVAFSQLLGLTLVAMTGAWLGLYRGGIAWESDLQFNAHPLCMVIGLVFLQGDALLVYRVFRNEAKRTTKVLHGLLHVFALVIALVGLVAVFDYHRKKGYADLYSLHSWCGILVFGLYFVQWLVGFSFFLFPGAPFSLRSRYRPQHIFFGATIFLLSVGTALLGLKEALLFNLGDKYSAFEPEGVLANVLGLLLACFGGAVLYILTRADWKRPSQAEEQALSMDFKTLTEGDSPGSQ
- the CYB561 gene encoding transmembrane ascorbate-dependent reductase CYB561 isoform X1 — protein: MRSRGLPGPTPRPSIPAGRRPHSPTIVGTPDGGREAGLTVTAVRLRAGPELAGPRPERGCNRWGLARGGQPRGPRAPLPAWETPPRSPPGCHGDAVTPRPREPAEQPGRGAGRLAGRSGRRALLVYRVFRNEAKRTTKVLHGLLHVFALVIALVGLVAVFDYHRKKGYADLYSLHSWCGILVFGLYFVQWLVGFSFFLFPGAPFSLRSRYRPQHIFFGATIFLLSVGTALLGLKEALLFNLGDKYSAFEPEGVLANVLGLLLACFGGAVLYILTRADWKRPSQAEEQALSMDFKTLTEGDSPGSQ
- the CYB561 gene encoding transmembrane ascorbate-dependent reductase CYB561 isoform X4, with the translated sequence MEGGAAASTPTALPYYVAFSQLLGLTLVAMTGAWLGLYRGGIAWESDLQFNAHPLCMVIGLVFLQGDALLVYRVFRNEAKRTTKVLHGLLHVFALVIALVGLVAVFDYHRKKGYADLYSLHSWCGILVFGLYFVQWLVGFSFFLFPGAPFSLRSRYRPQHIFFGATIFLLSVGTALLGLKEALLFNLGL